One genomic region from Ralstonia pickettii DTP0602 encodes:
- a CDS encoding 3-hydroxybutyryl-CoA dehydrogenase, translating to MKINLSMRDIDTTLVLGRTLNFRQAASQLHLSQSALSTQILRIEESLGVRLFDRTTRTVRLTAAGQVFMQQAALLQAAFRGAIDAVTGIASAERGQVAVAALPSLAARMLPRVLMAYHRARPEVALKVIDTLSGPAFDLVRAGEVDFALTAADPQQADLQYEPLLSDRFVLLIPSAHPMARTAGPLRWADTANAPHVSMTHPSSVRQYAEWAFLQNRIRFQPVFEAEHLATIAAMVECGFGVAALPEIAAGTVRQPGIVERLLTAPVTERSIGLVTSRNRTLSPAAAELAAAVRTQLAHPSAAQSSTAEAGA from the coding sequence ATGAAAATCAACCTGTCGATGCGCGACATCGATACCACGCTGGTCCTCGGCCGCACGCTGAACTTCCGCCAGGCCGCCAGCCAGCTGCATTTGTCGCAGTCCGCCCTGTCCACGCAGATCCTGCGCATCGAGGAGTCCCTCGGGGTGCGCCTCTTTGACCGCACCACCCGCACCGTGCGCCTGACCGCCGCCGGCCAGGTCTTCATGCAACAGGCCGCGTTGCTGCAGGCGGCCTTTCGCGGCGCCATCGACGCCGTGACCGGCATTGCCAGCGCCGAGCGCGGGCAGGTGGCGGTGGCGGCGCTGCCGTCGCTGGCGGCGCGCATGCTGCCGCGCGTGCTGATGGCCTACCACCGCGCGCGCCCGGAAGTGGCGCTGAAGGTGATCGACACGCTGTCCGGCCCCGCCTTCGACCTGGTGCGCGCCGGCGAAGTCGACTTTGCGCTGACCGCGGCCGATCCGCAGCAGGCCGACCTGCAGTACGAGCCGCTGTTGTCCGACCGCTTCGTGCTGCTGATCCCGTCCGCGCACCCGATGGCGCGCACCGCCGGGCCGCTGCGCTGGGCCGATACCGCCAACGCGCCGCACGTGTCGATGACGCATCCCAGCAGCGTGCGCCAGTACGCCGAATGGGCCTTCCTGCAGAACCGCATCCGCTTCCAGCCGGTGTTCGAGGCCGAGCACCTGGCGACCATCGCGGCCATGGTCGAATGCGGCTTCGGTGTCGCCGCGCTGCCGGAGATTGCCGCCGGCACCGTGCGCCAGCCCGGCATCGTCGAGCGGCTGCTGACCGCGCCGGTGACCGAGCGCTCGATCGGGCTGGTGACGTCACGCAATCGCACCCTGTCGCCCGCCGCCGCGGAACTGGCGGCTGCGGTGCGCACACAGCTGGCCCATCCTTCAGCCGCGCAAAGCAGCACTGCGGAGGCCGGCGCATGA
- a CDS encoding 3-hydroxyacyl-CoA dehydrogenase — translation MPNPTDPVILSRPGTAHAVVVGGGTMGADVAVVLTRALCRTTVIEPDAGRAAALPERVRDNLATIGCEQGAARLVVAATLDDVDWSTVDLVIECIPERLDLKQALFADLGRRARADAVLASNSSSFPISAIGEGLDTRARMLGLHFFMPAHLVPLVEVVMGEGSDEACADALIAFMRRCAMVPVKVRKDLPGFLANRLQHALSREAFSLIDRGIASPEDVDAAVRFGFGFRFLAAGPVLQRDHAGIDVHAAAGATMYPSFCNDDHPARCLSERAADGRHGMKRGEGFYQWTPETIAAERARYDRLLRAGLELIAPELPEIQP, via the coding sequence ATGCCGAACCCGACCGATCCGGTCATTCTCAGCCGCCCCGGCACCGCGCATGCGGTTGTGGTGGGCGGCGGCACCATGGGCGCCGATGTCGCCGTAGTGCTGACGCGCGCGCTGTGCCGCACCACCGTGATCGAGCCGGACGCCGGCCGCGCCGCCGCATTGCCTGAGCGAGTGCGCGACAACCTCGCCACCATCGGCTGCGAGCAAGGCGCCGCACGGCTGGTCGTGGCCGCGACGCTGGACGACGTGGACTGGTCCACCGTGGACCTGGTGATCGAGTGCATCCCGGAACGCCTGGACCTGAAGCAGGCGCTGTTCGCCGACCTGGGCCGGCGCGCGCGCGCCGATGCCGTGCTGGCCAGCAACAGCTCCAGCTTCCCGATCAGCGCCATCGGCGAAGGCCTGGACACGCGTGCGCGCATGCTGGGCCTGCACTTCTTCATGCCGGCGCACCTGGTGCCGCTGGTGGAAGTGGTGATGGGCGAGGGCAGCGACGAGGCATGCGCCGACGCGCTGATCGCCTTTATGCGTCGCTGCGCGATGGTGCCGGTCAAGGTGCGCAAGGATCTGCCGGGCTTTCTCGCCAACCGGCTGCAGCATGCGCTGTCGCGCGAAGCCTTCAGCCTGATCGACCGCGGCATCGCCTCGCCCGAGGACGTGGATGCGGCGGTGCGATTCGGCTTCGGTTTCCGCTTCCTGGCGGCCGGCCCTGTGCTGCAGCGCGACCACGCCGGCATCGACGTGCATGCCGCCGCGGGTGCCACCATGTACCCGAGCTTCTGCAATGACGACCATCCCGCGCGCTGCCTGTCGGAGCGCGCCGCCGACGGCCGCCACGGCATGAAGCGCGGCGAAGGCTTCTACCAGTGGACCCCCGAGACCATTGCCGCCGAGCGCGCGCGCTATGACCGCCTGCTGCGCGCCGGCCTGGAACTGATTGCCCCCGAATTGCCCGAGATCCAGCCATGA
- a CDS encoding 3-demethylubiquinone-9 3-methyltransferase (K04750: phnB; PhnB protein), giving the protein MQVQPYLDFGGRFDEAVAFYGKVLGAQVTFVMRYKDAPSEGMEVPDDWKDKVMHANIQFGENQLMASDGQPGARPSFSGFSLSVGAVGKDEGQRIFDGLSEGGQVVVPYQKTFWAEGFGMLVDRFGMSWMVNCEH; this is encoded by the coding sequence ATGCAGGTGCAACCCTATCTGGACTTTGGCGGCCGCTTCGACGAGGCCGTGGCCTTCTACGGCAAGGTGCTGGGCGCGCAGGTCACCTTCGTGATGCGCTACAAGGACGCTCCGAGCGAGGGCATGGAAGTCCCGGATGACTGGAAGGACAAGGTGATGCACGCCAACATCCAGTTCGGCGAGAACCAGCTGATGGCGTCCGACGGTCAACCCGGCGCGCGGCCGTCGTTCAGCGGCTTCAGCCTGTCGGTGGGCGCGGTCGGCAAGGACGAGGGCCAGCGCATCTTCGACGGCCTCAGCGAAGGCGGCCAGGTCGTGGTGCCGTACCAGAAGACCTTCTGGGCCGAAGGCTTCGGCATGCTGGTGGACCGCTTCGGCATGTCCTGGATGGTCAACTGCGAGCACTGA
- a CDS encoding GntR family transcriptional regulator, translating to MNDVQTEAGAMQQAVDTLEEDIVFGRLHPRERLTEDDLMARFDLKRHVVRQVLAGLEAIGVVERKRNVGAVVRAFSEREVLELYALREVLECHAAALIPLPVPAARLSPLVAVQKQHDAAVAAGNARAVFRINQAFHRELFALTDNAVLQQAIGDYARRTHPIRFGTLAAAAYRERARQEHWAMIEALKTGDRDALMTLCRRHLLPSRDAYLAAEQARGAA from the coding sequence ATGAACGATGTGCAAACCGAAGCCGGCGCCATGCAGCAGGCCGTCGACACCCTCGAAGAGGACATCGTCTTCGGCCGGCTGCATCCGCGCGAGCGGCTGACCGAAGACGACCTGATGGCGCGCTTTGACCTGAAGCGCCATGTGGTGCGGCAGGTGCTGGCCGGGCTGGAGGCGATCGGCGTGGTCGAGCGCAAGCGCAACGTGGGTGCCGTGGTGCGCGCCTTCTCCGAGCGCGAAGTCCTCGAGCTGTATGCGCTGCGCGAGGTGCTGGAATGTCACGCGGCCGCGCTGATCCCGTTGCCGGTGCCGGCGGCGCGGCTGTCGCCGCTGGTGGCGGTGCAGAAGCAGCATGATGCGGCGGTCGCGGCCGGCAACGCGCGCGCGGTGTTCCGCATCAACCAGGCCTTCCACCGCGAGCTGTTCGCGCTGACCGACAACGCGGTGCTGCAGCAGGCCATCGGGGACTACGCGCGCCGCACCCACCCGATCCGCTTCGGCACGCTGGCTGCGGCGGCGTACCGCGAGCGCGCGCGGCAGGAGCACTGGGCGATGATCGAGGCGCTGAAGACTGGCGACCGCGACGCGCTCATGACACTGTGCCGGCGCCACCTGCTGCCGTCGCGCGATGCCTACCTGGCCGCCGAGCAGGCGCGCGGGGCGGCCTGA
- a CDS encoding DNA-binding protein: MSESDSAKLAAVAWIREQMDRHALTLDDLVAAGCFDKVPAPAAQPVAAKAPRKTAAAPQSDVAVAKSPLAEPAPNGTPQASASRPLYRNALGQSWDGQGEYPDWLQRAVNAGQSIEFFRVE; this comes from the coding sequence ATGTCCGAGTCTGATTCAGCCAAACTCGCTGCGGTGGCCTGGATCCGCGAGCAAATGGACCGTCATGCCCTGACGCTCGACGACCTGGTCGCCGCCGGATGCTTCGACAAGGTCCCGGCGCCCGCTGCCCAACCTGTTGCCGCGAAAGCACCGCGAAAGACTGCGGCCGCGCCGCAGTCCGATGTCGCCGTCGCGAAGTCGCCGCTTGCGGAGCCTGCGCCGAACGGTACGCCGCAGGCTTCCGCGTCCCGCCCGCTTTACCGCAATGCCCTCGGGCAGAGTTGGGACGGCCAGGGCGAATATCCCGACTGGCTGCAGCGCGCGGTCAACGCCGGGCAATCGATCGAATTCTTCCGCGTCGAATAA
- a CDS encoding NAD-dependent dehydratase: MKKVLILGVNGFIGHHLTRRILETTSWEVYGMDMSADRLGDLVEHPRMHFFEGDITINKEWIEYNIRKCDVVLPLVAIATPATYVREPLRVFELDFEANLPIVRAAVKYGKHLVFPSTSEVYGMCSDDEFDPEASPLVYGPINKPRWIYACSKQLMDRVIHAYGMEQGLNYTLFRPFNWIGAGLDSIFESKEGSSRVVTQFLGHIVRGEPIKLVDGGAQQRAFADIADGISALMRIIENPNGIATGKIFNIGNPDNIHSVRELAEMMLKMAADYPEYADEARKTQIVETSSGDFYGKGYQDVQHRVPKIDNTIEELGWKPEISMEAALRRIFEAYRGKVVEARTLVDSAN, translated from the coding sequence ATGAAAAAGGTCCTGATTCTTGGCGTCAACGGCTTTATCGGCCACCACCTGACGCGCCGCATCCTGGAAACCACGTCGTGGGAGGTCTACGGCATGGACATGTCGGCGGACCGTCTGGGCGACCTCGTCGAGCACCCGCGCATGCACTTCTTCGAGGGTGACATCACCATCAACAAGGAGTGGATCGAGTACAACATCCGCAAGTGCGACGTGGTGCTGCCGCTGGTGGCCATCGCCACGCCCGCCACCTACGTGCGCGAGCCGCTGCGCGTGTTCGAGCTGGACTTCGAGGCCAACCTGCCGATCGTGCGCGCCGCGGTCAAGTACGGCAAGCACCTGGTGTTCCCGTCGACCTCCGAGGTCTACGGCATGTGCAGCGACGACGAGTTCGATCCGGAAGCCTCGCCGCTGGTCTACGGCCCGATCAACAAGCCGCGCTGGATCTACGCCTGCTCCAAGCAGCTGATGGACCGCGTGATCCACGCCTACGGCATGGAGCAAGGCCTGAACTACACGCTGTTCCGCCCGTTCAACTGGATCGGTGCGGGGCTGGATTCGATCTTCGAATCGAAGGAAGGCTCGTCGCGCGTGGTGACGCAGTTCCTCGGCCATATCGTGCGCGGCGAGCCGATCAAGCTGGTCGACGGCGGCGCGCAGCAGCGGGCCTTTGCCGATATCGCGGACGGCATCAGCGCGCTGATGCGCATCATCGAGAACCCCAACGGCATCGCCACCGGCAAGATCTTCAACATCGGCAACCCGGACAATATCCACTCCGTGCGCGAACTGGCCGAGATGATGCTGAAGATGGCCGCGGACTATCCTGAGTACGCCGACGAGGCACGCAAGACGCAGATCGTCGAGACCTCGTCGGGCGACTTCTACGGCAAGGGCTACCAGGACGTGCAGCACCGCGTGCCGAAGATCGACAACACCATCGAGGAACTGGGCTGGAAGCCGGAGATCAGCATGGAAGCGGCGCTGCGCCGTATCTTCGAGGCGTACCGAGGCAAGGTGGTAGAGGCCCGCACGCTGGTCGATTCGGCCAACTGA
- a CDS encoding ATPase (K07644: cusS, copS, silS; two-component system, OmpR family, heavy metal sensor histidine kinase CusS [EC:2.7.13.3]) — protein MKRLTSSLTTRLALAYGLATAVILAGVAAYLSSALSTQLEGRDESELVGEVLLVRHLLREVSSEAEIRADSHRFADIAMGHEGLILVVRTRQGEPLVTLNPRNETVPPLRVLPVTTQPEKGMLQTWYPRNRVPSRGIAALGQLGNSDKAVEIVVLRDAGYRVALIREYRHQVLWAMLCGAAVAAGLGFVLARRGLRPLRRMAADAAAVTTSRLATRLDVGSAPAELRELAAALNDMLARLQDSFSRLSEFSADLAHDFRTPISNLIGQTQVTLAQSRGVAEYETLLESNLEEYERLARMIENMLFLARADHAQVALGVRTLDAREELDKMAEYFEAVAADRDVTLAVAGRAPVQADQTLLRRAVTNLLDNALRHAPAGSTVRLDVNRIPAPGGATTCIRVANSGPAIPPETLPHIFGRFYRADPSRRNSAASTGLGLAIVDTIMRLHGGSVTVRSLDGETVFSLEFPADATAPAVPAAASVS, from the coding sequence ATGAAGCGGCTCACGTCTTCCCTTACCACGCGGCTGGCACTGGCGTACGGGCTGGCCACGGCCGTGATCCTGGCCGGCGTCGCGGCCTATCTCTCCAGCGCGCTGTCGACCCAGCTGGAAGGGCGCGATGAAAGCGAGCTGGTGGGCGAGGTGCTGCTGGTGCGCCACCTGCTGCGAGAAGTGAGCAGCGAAGCCGAGATCCGCGCCGATTCCCACCGATTTGCCGACATCGCCATGGGCCACGAAGGCCTGATCCTGGTGGTGCGCACGCGCCAGGGCGAGCCGCTGGTCACGCTGAATCCGCGTAATGAGACCGTGCCGCCGCTGCGCGTGCTGCCCGTCACCACGCAGCCTGAAAAGGGCATGCTGCAGACCTGGTACCCGCGCAACCGCGTGCCGTCGCGCGGCATTGCCGCGCTTGGCCAGCTGGGCAACTCGGACAAGGCCGTGGAGATCGTGGTGCTGCGCGATGCCGGCTACCGTGTGGCGCTGATCCGCGAATACCGCCACCAAGTGCTGTGGGCCATGCTGTGCGGCGCCGCGGTCGCGGCGGGGCTGGGCTTCGTGCTGGCGCGGCGCGGGCTGCGGCCGCTGCGGCGCATGGCCGCAGATGCCGCCGCGGTCACCACCAGCCGCCTGGCCACGCGGCTCGACGTGGGCAGCGCGCCGGCCGAGCTGCGCGAGCTGGCGGCGGCGCTCAACGACATGCTGGCGCGGCTGCAGGACAGCTTCTCGCGCTTGTCCGAGTTCTCGGCGGACCTGGCGCACGATTTCCGCACGCCGATCAGCAACCTGATCGGCCAGACCCAGGTGACGCTGGCGCAAAGCCGCGGCGTGGCGGAGTACGAAACCCTGCTCGAATCCAACCTGGAAGAGTACGAACGGCTCGCGCGCATGATCGAGAACATGCTGTTCCTGGCGCGCGCCGACCACGCGCAGGTGGCGCTGGGCGTGCGCACGCTGGACGCGCGCGAAGAGCTGGACAAGATGGCCGAGTACTTCGAGGCTGTCGCCGCCGACCGCGATGTCACGCTGGCGGTCGCCGGGCGTGCGCCGGTGCAGGCCGACCAGACCCTGCTGCGCCGCGCCGTCACCAACCTGCTCGACAACGCGCTGCGCCATGCGCCGGCGGGCAGCACGGTGCGGCTCGACGTCAACCGCATCCCGGCGCCCGGCGGCGCCACTACCTGCATCCGCGTGGCCAATTCCGGGCCGGCGATCCCGCCCGAGACCCTGCCGCATATCTTCGGGCGCTTCTACCGGGCCGACCCGTCGCGCCGCAATTCGGCGGCGTCTACCGGGCTGGGGCTGGCCATTGTGGACACCATCATGCGGCTGCATGGCGGCAGCGTGACGGTGCGCAGCCTCGACGGCGAAACGGTGTTTTCTCTGGAGTTCCCGGCTGATGCCACGGCGCCTGCCGTGCCCGCTGCGGCTAGCGTTTCCTGA
- a CDS encoding LysR family transcriptional regulator has product MSFALYIIGLLVLVGGIAWGMSTAGLAPVYIGIACLIVLGIGIMAAVSRTRTKDPS; this is encoded by the coding sequence ATGTCATTCGCGCTATACATCATAGGCCTGCTGGTCCTGGTGGGCGGCATCGCCTGGGGCATGTCAACGGCCGGCCTTGCGCCCGTCTATATCGGCATTGCCTGCCTGATCGTGCTGGGGATCGGGATCATGGCGGCCGTCTCCCGTACCCGCACCAAAGATCCATCCTGA
- a CDS encoding bifunctional polymyxin resistance protein ArnA (K01463: E3.5.1.- [EC:3.5.1.-]) yields MARIALKVDVDTLRGTREGVPKLLSMLAAAQAQATFLFSLGPDHTGWALRRVFRPGFLKKVSRTSVVSIYGLRTLMYGVLLPGPDIGRKGAAEMRAARAAGHECGIHTWDHVYWQDNVRERDAAWTRRQMQQAFARYTEIFGEAPTTHGAAGWQMNEDAFRQIDDWGMAYASDGRGTAPYLPTIDGVACRHVQMPTTLPTLDELIGTDDLSEDNVHTALLKLTEGARDHVFTLHTELEGGKLAPVFERLLAGWRAQGHELVSMATWYRGLDREGLPELPVTWGEIPGRSGELIVQPEVVTR; encoded by the coding sequence ATGGCACGCATTGCCCTGAAGGTCGACGTCGACACGCTGCGCGGCACGCGCGAAGGCGTGCCGAAGCTGCTGTCGATGCTGGCGGCCGCACAGGCGCAGGCCACCTTCCTGTTCAGCCTCGGGCCCGACCATACCGGCTGGGCGCTGCGGCGCGTGTTCCGGCCGGGTTTCCTGAAAAAGGTGTCGCGCACCTCGGTGGTGTCCATCTACGGGCTGCGCACGCTGATGTACGGCGTGTTGCTGCCCGGGCCCGACATCGGCCGCAAGGGCGCGGCCGAGATGCGCGCCGCACGCGCGGCCGGCCATGAATGTGGCATCCACACCTGGGACCACGTCTACTGGCAGGACAACGTGCGCGAGCGCGATGCCGCGTGGACGCGGCGGCAGATGCAGCAGGCATTCGCGCGCTATACCGAGATCTTTGGCGAAGCACCCACCACGCACGGCGCGGCCGGCTGGCAGATGAACGAGGATGCGTTCCGGCAGATCGATGACTGGGGCATGGCCTATGCGTCAGACGGACGCGGCACTGCGCCGTATCTCCCGACCATCGACGGCGTGGCGTGCCGGCATGTGCAGATGCCGACCACGTTGCCGACGCTGGACGAACTGATCGGCACCGACGACCTGAGCGAGGACAACGTCCACACCGCACTGCTGAAGCTGACCGAAGGCGCGCGCGACCATGTGTTCACGCTGCATACCGAGCTGGAAGGCGGCAAGCTGGCGCCGGTGTTCGAGCGGCTGCTGGCGGGGTGGCGTGCGCAGGGGCACGAGCTGGTGTCGATGGCGACCTGGTATCGCGGCTTGGATCGCGAAGGGTTGCCGGAATTGCCGGTGACGTGGGGAGAGATTCCGGGGCGTAGTGGGGAGTTGATTGTGCAGCCGGAAGTGGTGACGCGCTAA
- a CDS encoding 4-deoxy-4-formamido-L-arabinose- phosphoundecaprenol deformylase ArnD (K01534: zntA; Cd2+/Zn2+-exporting ATPase [EC:3.6.3.3 3.6.3.5]) — MARTSPEDALPQDHAAHAHDGAAHRHGGHDHDHHHHGHEHDHAHDHAHAHPAPACCGSGCSSTVALTPPTPVEVPAGARTAVWRIDAMDCPTEETLIRNKLGGMAGVAALEFNLIQRVLTVHHTLPSPEPVVKAIQSLGMQPVPLSPEAAQQVLPETTARKSWWPLALAGVAAVGAEGTEWLALGLPWLPAVLALAAVALGGLTTYRKGWIALRNGNLNINALMSIAVTGALLLRQWPEAAMVMVLFALAERIEAASLDRARNAIRGLMAMAPEQATVRRADGSWEAVPAAGVAVGALVRLRPGERVALDGKVVRGQSALDQAPITGESVPVDKAEGDALFAGSINQSGELEYTVTAPASDSTLARIIHAVEAAQGSRAPTQRFVDRFARIYTPTVFAIALAVAVVPPLFMGGAWVDWIYKALVLLVIACPCALVISTPVTIVSGLAAAARRGILVKGGVYLEQGRHLGWVALDKTGTITHGKPAQTHHALLADDVPQARAIAASLAARSDHPVSRAVAAAAVADGIATLAVDDFEALAGRGTRGKVDGVEYRLGNHRLVHDLGACSPVLEARLEAFERDGKTVVLLARVDGNGAATALALFAVADTVRDTSRQAIAELHALGVRTLMLSGDNPHTAQAIAAEVGIHEARGNQLPQDKADGIAALADAAHARGGRIGMVGDGINDAPALARADIGFAMGAAGTDTAIETADVALMDDDLRKIPAFVRLSRRTSRILVQNITLALGIKAVFLVLTVMGMGTMWMAVFADMGASLLVVFNGLRVGAVGKSNA; from the coding sequence ATGGCTCGCACGTCACCTGAAGACGCCCTTCCTCAAGATCACGCCGCCCATGCGCACGATGGCGCCGCGCACCGCCACGGCGGCCACGACCACGATCACCACCACCACGGGCATGAGCACGACCATGCGCACGACCACGCGCACGCACATCCGGCTCCTGCCTGCTGCGGTAGCGGCTGCTCGTCGACGGTCGCGCTGACGCCGCCGACACCTGTCGAAGTGCCGGCCGGCGCCCGCACCGCCGTCTGGCGCATCGACGCCATGGACTGCCCGACCGAGGAAACGCTGATCCGCAACAAGCTGGGCGGCATGGCGGGCGTGGCAGCGCTCGAATTCAACCTGATCCAGCGCGTGCTGACGGTGCACCACACGCTGCCGTCGCCGGAGCCGGTGGTCAAGGCGATCCAGAGCCTCGGCATGCAGCCGGTGCCGCTGAGCCCGGAGGCCGCGCAGCAGGTGCTGCCGGAAACCACCGCACGCAAGTCCTGGTGGCCGCTGGCGCTGGCCGGCGTTGCCGCGGTCGGTGCCGAGGGGACGGAATGGCTGGCGCTGGGACTGCCGTGGCTGCCGGCCGTGCTGGCGCTGGCGGCGGTGGCGCTCGGTGGCCTGACCACCTACCGCAAGGGGTGGATCGCGTTGCGCAACGGCAACCTCAATATCAATGCGCTGATGAGCATCGCCGTCACCGGCGCACTGCTGCTGCGCCAGTGGCCAGAAGCGGCCATGGTGATGGTGCTGTTCGCGCTGGCCGAGCGCATCGAGGCCGCATCGCTGGACCGCGCCCGCAACGCCATCCGCGGGCTGATGGCGATGGCGCCGGAGCAGGCCACGGTGCGGCGCGCCGACGGCAGCTGGGAAGCCGTGCCCGCCGCCGGTGTGGCGGTGGGCGCGCTGGTGCGGCTGCGTCCGGGCGAGCGCGTGGCGCTGGACGGCAAGGTCGTGCGCGGCCAGTCGGCGCTCGACCAGGCGCCCATCACCGGCGAGAGCGTGCCGGTGGACAAGGCGGAGGGCGATGCGCTCTTTGCCGGCTCGATCAACCAGTCCGGCGAGCTGGAATACACCGTGACCGCGCCGGCCAGCGATTCCACGCTGGCGCGCATCATCCACGCCGTGGAAGCCGCGCAAGGCAGCCGCGCGCCGACGCAGCGCTTTGTCGACCGGTTCGCACGCATCTACACGCCGACGGTGTTCGCGATTGCGCTGGCGGTGGCCGTGGTGCCGCCGCTGTTCATGGGCGGTGCCTGGGTCGACTGGATCTACAAGGCGCTGGTGCTGCTGGTGATCGCCTGCCCCTGCGCCCTGGTGATCTCCACCCCGGTGACCATCGTCAGCGGGCTGGCGGCGGCCGCGCGGCGCGGCATCCTGGTGAAGGGCGGCGTCTACCTGGAGCAGGGCAGGCACCTGGGCTGGGTGGCGCTCGACAAGACCGGCACCATCACGCACGGCAAGCCCGCGCAGACCCACCACGCGCTGCTGGCCGACGATGTGCCGCAGGCGCGCGCCATTGCCGCCAGCCTGGCGGCGCGCTCGGACCATCCGGTTTCTCGCGCGGTGGCCGCGGCGGCCGTGGCGGACGGCATCGCCACGCTGGCGGTGGATGACTTCGAGGCGCTGGCGGGCCGTGGCACGCGCGGCAAGGTGGATGGTGTGGAATACCGGCTCGGCAACCACCGGCTGGTGCATGACCTGGGCGCATGCTCGCCGGTGCTGGAGGCGCGGCTCGAGGCGTTCGAGCGCGACGGCAAGACCGTGGTGCTGCTGGCACGTGTCGACGGCAACGGCGCCGCCACCGCGCTGGCCTTGTTCGCCGTGGCCGACACCGTGCGCGACACCAGCCGGCAGGCCATCGCGGAGCTGCATGCGCTGGGCGTCAGGACGCTGATGCTGTCGGGCGACAACCCGCACACGGCACAGGCCATCGCCGCCGAGGTCGGCATCCACGAGGCGCGCGGCAACCAGCTGCCGCAGGACAAGGCCGACGGCATCGCCGCGCTGGCCGACGCGGCGCATGCGCGCGGCGGCCGCATCGGCATGGTGGGCGACGGCATCAACGACGCGCCGGCGCTGGCGCGCGCCGATATCGGCTTTGCCATGGGGGCTGCGGGCACGGATACCGCCATCGAGACCGCGGACGTGGCGCTGATGGATGACGACCTGCGCAAGATCCCGGCTTTTGTGCGGCTGTCGCGCCGCACCTCGCGCATCCTGGTGCAGAACATCACGCTCGCGCTGGGCATCAAGGCGGTGTTCCTGGTGCTGACGGTGATGGGGATGGGGACGATGTGGATGGCGGTGTTCGCCGATATGGGGGCTAGCCTGCTGGTGGTGTTTAATGGGCTGCGGGTGGGGGCGGTGGGCAAAAGCAACGCTTAG
- a CDS encoding transcriptional regulator (K07665: cusR, copR, silR; two-component system, OmpR family, copper resistance phosphate regulon response regulator CusR) — MRILIVEDEPKAGDYLHKGLSESGFVVDLARDGVDGLAHAREHPYDLIVLDVMLPGLDGWQVLRELRRERDTPVLFLTARDELSDRLKGLELGADDYMVKPFAFAELVLRIRTILRRGPLRESEFIEVADLQIDAIRRRVVRAGQKIDLTSKEFALLYLLARRRGEVLSRSLIASQVWDVNFDSNTNVVDVSIRRLRAKVDDPFPRKLIHTRRGMGYVLDDGDEGEDRRLRDE, encoded by the coding sequence ATGCGTATCCTGATTGTCGAGGACGAACCCAAGGCGGGCGACTACCTGCACAAGGGCCTGAGCGAGTCCGGCTTCGTGGTGGACCTGGCGCGCGACGGCGTCGATGGCCTGGCCCACGCGCGCGAACACCCGTACGACCTGATCGTGCTGGACGTGATGCTGCCCGGCCTGGACGGCTGGCAGGTACTGCGCGAGCTGCGCCGCGAACGCGACACGCCGGTGCTGTTCCTGACCGCGCGCGACGAGTTGTCCGACCGCCTCAAGGGCCTGGAACTGGGCGCCGACGACTACATGGTCAAGCCCTTCGCCTTTGCCGAGCTGGTGCTGCGCATCCGCACCATCCTGCGCCGCGGCCCGCTGCGCGAGAGCGAATTCATCGAAGTGGCCGACCTGCAGATCGATGCGATCCGCCGCCGCGTGGTGCGCGCCGGCCAGAAGATCGACCTGACCTCCAAGGAATTCGCGCTGCTGTACCTGCTGGCGCGCCGACGCGGCGAAGTGCTGTCGCGCTCGCTGATCGCCTCGCAGGTGTGGGACGTGAATTTCGACAGCAATACCAATGTGGTGGACGTGTCGATCCGGCGCCTGCGCGCCAAGGTCGACGATCCCTTCCCGCGCAAGCTGATCCATACGCGCCGCGGCATGGGCTACGTGCTGGACGACGGCGACGAGGGTGAGGACCGCAGGCTGCGCGACGAATGA